GGCCCGGCACGTCCTCCAGCGCGGCCAGCGCACCGGCCAGGCCCGCGACGGTCGGCGCGGCGAACAGCCGGCCGATCGGCACCGGCACCGAGAACGCGCCGTGCACCCGGGCCAGCACCTTGGCCGCGAGCAGCGAGTGGCCGCCCAGCGCGAAGAAGTCGTCGTGCACGCCGACCTCCGGCACGCCCAGCACCTCGGTCCAGATCCCGGCCAGCACCCGCTCCACCGCGTCGCGCGGCGCGACCCGCTCGCCCTCGGCGGCCCACACCGGCGCGGGCAGCGCGGCGCGGTCGGTCTTGCCGTTGGGCGTGAGCGGGAACGCGTCGAGCACCACCGCGGTGGCGGGCAGCATGTAGTCGGGCAGCCGCTCGGCCAACCGCGCCCGCAACCGCGGCCACGGGACCTCCGCCGGCCCGTCCGGCACCAGGTAGGCGACCAGCCGGTCGTCGACCGCCTTCACCACCGCCTCGCGCACCTCGCCGGTGGCCAGCAGCGCGGCCTCCACCTCGCCCAGCTCGATGCGGAACCCGCGCACCTTCACCTGGTGGTCGGCGCGCCCCAGGAACTCCAGGGCGCCGTCGGCGCGGTGCCGGACCAGGTCGCCGGTCGCGTAGAGCCGCTGCCCGGGCCGCCGGGCGAACGGGTCGGGCACGAACCGCGACGCGGTCAGCCCCGGCCGGTCGTGGTAGCCGCGGGCCACGCCCGCACCGCCGATGTGCAGCTCGCCGACCACGCCCGGCGGCACCGGTTCCATCCCCGGGCCCAGCACGTACAGGCGCGTGTTGCCGATCGGCGGCCCGAGCACCACCGGCGCGGGGGAGGGCTCGACCAGCCCGGCGGAGGACCACACCGTGGTCTCGGTGGGCCCGTAGGCGTTCCACAGCAGCGCGTCGTCGGCCAGCAGGTCGTCGGCCAGGTCGCGGGGCAGCGCCTCGCCGCCGCAGATCCGCGTCACCACGCCCGCGGGCACGCCGCCGGCCGCGTGCAGCAGCCGCCACGTGGCCGGGGTCGCCTGGAGCGCGGTGACCTCGCGGTCGACCAGCAGCCGCCGCAGCGCCTCGCCGTCGCCGGCCACGTCGGCGGGCACCACCAGCACCTCGGCGGCGGCGGTCAGCGGCAGCAGCAGTTCCAGCACGGAGATGTCGAACGACAGCGTGGTCACCGCGGCCAACCGGTCCCGCGGGGTGAGCAGGAACAGCTCCTGGAACGACACCAGCAGGTTGACCACGGCCCGGTGCGGCACGCCCACGCCCTTCGGCGTGCCGGTGGAGCCGGACGTGTAGATCACGTACGCCAGGTCCTCGCCGGTCGCCGGGCACGGCGCCGGGTCGGGTTCGCGGGCGTCGGCGTCGCCGGGGTGCAGCACCGCGCCGGCGAAGGCGAACCGGTCCCGGTCGGTGAGCAGCACGGCCGCTCCGGAGTCGGCGAGCATCAGCGCCAGCCGGTCGGCGGGCCAGCCGGGGTCCAGCGGCACGTAGGCCGCGCCCGCCCGCCACACCCCGAGCACCGCGGCCACCAGGTCGGGGGTGCGGGGCAGGCACAGCGCCACCGCCGAACCCCGGCCCACGCCGTGGGCGCGCAGCAGGGCCGCGTACCGCCGCGCCCGGACGTCCAGTTCGGCGTAGGACAGCGCACCGTCCACACCGGACACCGCGGTGCCCTCGCCGGTGACCAGCTCCAGCGCGGTGGCCGCGGGCGGCAGCGGCAGGTCGGTGGCGTTGTTGCCCTCCAGGACCTGCCAGCGCCGCACGCCGGTGAGGCCGTCCAGCTCGCTGATCCGCCGGTGCGGCTCGCGCGCGGCGGCGG
This portion of the Saccharothrix syringae genome encodes:
- a CDS encoding non-ribosomal peptide synthetase, giving the protein MTDGPGADATTSARKRELLAQRLRARAATPTAYPLSFGQQRLWFLDKFSPGGAVYNVPVGLRLSGAPDTAALQRALDYLVNRHSALRTTFPDSGGEPVQLVAPTGTATLTTHDLTGAPDRDAAAKRFADERGAVGFDLRQGPLFAASLGRLADDDHVLVLNMHHITSDAWSLSVLLDELGRAYDAALRGTDPDLPAPKLHYHDFAVWQHDRVTGAAAAEHLEYWTRHLAGAPELLTLPTDRPRPAVVSHRGALREAWVGAPELAELERLAQEHGATLFMVLLAGFAARLGRLAGQDDVVVGTPVAGRSHPDLEGLVGFFVNTLALRTRVGGDPTFAELLAHVRAVTVAGLAHADLPFERLVEHLRPRRSTGHAPLYQAQLILTNTPAAGLSLPGLRVRAIVPDPGVAKFDLTLAAERRGDALGLAVEYSTDLFDEGTVAEFTDRLVDLLTAAAREPHRRISELDGLTGVRRWQVLEGNNATDLPLPPAATALELVTGEGTAVSGVDGALSYAELDVRARRYAALLRAHGVGRGSAVALCLPRTPDLVAAVLGVWRAGAAYVPLDPGWPADRLALMLADSGAAVLLTDRDRFAFAGAVLHPGDADAREPDPAPCPATGEDLAYVIYTSGSTGTPKGVGVPHRAVVNLLVSFQELFLLTPRDRLAAVTTLSFDISVLELLLPLTAAAEVLVVPADVAGDGEALRRLLVDREVTALQATPATWRLLHAAGGVPAGVVTRICGGEALPRDLADDLLADDALLWNAYGPTETTVWSSAGLVEPSPAPVVLGPPIGNTRLYVLGPGMEPVPPGVVGELHIGGAGVARGYHDRPGLTASRFVPDPFARRPGQRLYATGDLVRHRADGALEFLGRADHQVKVRGFRIELGEVEAALLATGEVREAVVKAVDDRLVAYLVPDGPAEVPWPRLRARLAERLPDYMLPATAVVLDAFPLTPNGKTDRAALPAPVWAAEGERVAPRDAVERVLAGIWTEVLGVPEVGVHDDFFALGGHSLLAAKVLARVHGAFSVPVPIGRLFAAPTVAGLAGALAALEDVPGRVAAVAELREQLAGLSADEVAAMLGEAAR